In the Telopea speciosissima isolate NSW1024214 ecotype Mountain lineage chromosome 6, Tspe_v1, whole genome shotgun sequence genome, TTTGGATAAAATTTACTTAAATTTTCTAAAGAGCATACTAATCTACAGGTGTCAGTAGAATGTACAACCAACTCTATGAATACTATGACCAGATGTATCATGCCTTAGATTCATTCGTATCTGGCTTTACTTCTGGAGGTTATGTGCAGAGTAAACAAGCAGGATAAGCCTACTGAGTTTCATAGATCAAACGCATAATTATGGAAAAATCTTTTGGTATGCCTTGCTCTAAGGATGTCCCCCAGGATTTCATATGGGTGTGCGCTCTCGTTTGATCAaggagagttttttttttcctccacaAACTACCAGGGATCTCATGAGtataataagataaaaaaaacagaaatctcCTAAGATTTCTTTTAAGTTCTACAGCAACAAATAGAACAAAAACTGACTTGGTTTTCCAGAATAGCCAATCCATCACTATTTGAATTTCAACTATTTTTTCCCTCTTACCTTGTCAAAGATTGGATACTCAGCTTTGAAGCGAGTGCAGGCAAATTCCAAGATCTGCTCATTACTGCCTGGCTCTTGCCCTCCAAACTGATTGCATGGGAATGCAAGTATCTCTAGGCCTGCAGAGCAAATAAAGTAATTCCCTTGAGGTTTATATCACAATTAGAAAAATGAACGGTCAACAGAACTCCAAAGACTCTGGCTCTTagcaattaaaagaaataagaaataagaacaaaaaatcTAACCTTTATCCTTGTAATTCTCATACAACTGACTCAGCTCGGTATAGTTCGAGTTGGTCAAACCACTGAAGCAACCAATTaaagagaaataagaaaaacaggATGTACAGTAACAAACTAACAATTGAGTAGCAGGAGTTAAAAATTATAATCTACCATTGGGAAGCAACATTAACAATCAATAGGACCTTTCCCTTGTAAATGCTAAGATCCACATCGTTTCCCCTAGCATCCTGCAAGcaaaagcaaacacaacagacAGAGATATGAATCAATCTAGTTTCCCAGCTTCCGCCAAAGGTGAAAACTCTTCACAAAGCCATCCgaaaaaggagaaaatctaAATTCTTACAGAGAAAGACACTGGATTCAATTTGAGCAGTTCTAATAAGATTCCTACTAGGTTAAAACACGCAGTGAAAGATCACAAAGCCTATAACAGAACAGTATGTAATAAACCCACTTTTTCCCCCATTTTGATAAACACTACAAAATCAGAAGAAGCAGATCTGAGTGTGTAAGAGTATGACACAGATTGGAAACACTACAGAATCGAAATACAGGTAGAAGTGACTAACCTTGACGGTGAAATCATGAATGGATTTGTGGTCCTTCGTGGATTGGCTAGCCATGGTAGAAGCTGATCTCAGTGTGTGAAATACAAGTCTTGGAAGAGAAAATACgggagagaatgaagaacaagaagaagatccTGTTTGAACGGAAGGCAAAGGAAGAAACGAATTCTTCAAAGACGATAAGATGGATAATCGCTTGCGATTGGGAATGAAGGAGAATAATGGCTTTGTTAAATTATAGGAGGAGGGAGAGGCTACAGAGACGCCTAGACTTCCTCCACGAATCAAAACGTGAGCCTTACAAGGACGGAGCATCACTCACAATTGGCataaaggaaatgaaaaaaCTTTGGCAAGTGTTGCTTGTCTTTTAgcgtttatttattttatatgttaATTCTTACTCTTCTTATCTGTTCCCACAGCTCTACAAGTGTGTGAAGAAGGAGAGGCCACGTGTCATGTCAAAGTGAGTATAGGTGGACAGATGATGAATGGAAACGTGGACTACATTGTTTGCTAAGGTCGAGAGAAACTTGACACGACACCTTTACGAATTCAAGACAAACGCGTATCTATCTCGAAACTGTCCAAGGGAGTGGTAGACAGACCTTGGAGGTTATCCGGATTTGACTATGCAATGAGAATTGACCTATTCCCTAGCTTTGATTTCAATCTAATCGGCCGATCCAATAATGCATGGTGAATAAGGATGTTGATCCAATAAAATGCATGGTGAATAAGGATGTTAACAAGGATATCAACGGATATTTGAAAATTCATATTTAATAACTAATCGTATAAGAATATAATAATACCTCTATTTAGTTGATTATTATCTGATTTGTTTAGTAATTCGATAGTAATAAAATGTCTAATGCGTTTATCTATCCGACTAAATTATcctatgaattttttttataatttataaattaagataatgtgattctttttttagattttctattgatttatatatatagttggtttatatatatatatatatatatatatatatatatagtgttttaagcattaattaaataaataaaagataaaattaaaagtaaaaaaacataaaacaaaatcaaagactaaAAAGAACCGAAAAAAGGATagttgctgaactctcaagtctcaactctaTCCATCATCAATAAAACTGATCAAGATGTCAATAGATAATCAAAAATTCGTATTCATTTCGCGTTCATATCCATGAcgtattaaaaaaatcattatccCAAACATTGTTTTAACTCTCTCCCCTTTGCAGTTTGGCCTTGATCTCTAGAGCTTTCGGTTTTCTCACTTTATGTTGTACTTACAAATTGATCGGGGTTCATTGCGGCTTGGAATACGAAAAATCTTCTTTTACGTCCTTATACTCGGTCTATATTTACTCAATTTTTTCCTATTTGAAACCATTTTTCCTGACTTCCCAAAACCAGAAAAACAAACTTCCACCTCTATTTCTTCCTGATTCAAAATCCCTAAACTACTACTCCCAATCCTCCCAATTGGTCACCTCCCATGGCATCGCCCCCCAAGCAACTCTTCTAACAGAACCCCTTCCCCCCCTTCTGCACGCTGTATGCATCTCTCTCCCCACTGCCTGTCGCCAAAAGTGGCAGATGTGGGCAACATTGACTATGGAGCTGAAAATGGAGGCGGCTACCCTATCAACTACAGAAGTGCCCTTTCGCAATTATCCAATCACAGAGCTGAAACTAATATAATAGGTGAAAAAGAGTGggtgagggtggtggtggttagagaaatgtgataatattaaaaaataaataaataaattaaagaaagaagaatatctgagggaaaaaaaacaaccaaCTTGGGATTCTGGTATTGGGATCAGATCTTAGGCCTTGGAAGTTGATGTTGAAGGAGAGTCTAAACGGAGAAAGATAAAAAGCTGAGGACCTAGGCCAGGAACTGGAGTGCTAATTCCAGCTATTGCGCTTGCACACTTGCACATCCGAAACTTAGAACAGATGTAAGAagccaaaaaaggaaaatttaatgGAGAAATAATTAAAATTGCGTATGTCGGTCTTATTTTAGAATAGGATAAAGAACTAGGGGAGAGAGAAGTTAGAAAACCAGAGAAGAGGCaagggagagaaaggaggaaaCGGGGAAGTGATGAAGGAAACAACAAAAGTCTACAAAGAAAATATGGTTTGATGAACACTCTTATTGGACCTTGTCTCACTTCTTTGGGGCTGTATTCCAGAGGCGGCCGGATGGGTGCTGGGAGGGGGTCAGCCAGAAGGGGTGCTTTGGGAAGGGTAGTTTAGGGGTTTTGAATTACTAGGGGagtgaaagtttacttttcagggggaatcagaaaaaaaaaaaaaaaaaacccccaagcactaaaaaaaaggataatagTCAGCTACTTGGCAAGGACCAGGAAAAATGGGAACCATGATTAGAGCATGTCTCACAATCATCTGCCGCAACGGCTTAGATTAGGAGAGGAATATATTTTAGCCCAATATTGGCCCCCTTCCGCCAAGGAATATAGGCTTTGAGGTAATCATCAtgcatatcaaccaaatcacaaGATCACGAGTGTTGAAAGCTTCTGATAATATACCTACCTCCTATTGTACAATGCTCGACACTGCCCTTTGAGTCCCATCCAATTGCAATAAAGACGGAGAATCTCTTCTCTGTGGGTGAACTATGAAGAGAAACTCCATTCTGATATATGAAAATCGTGTCGACTCCCAACAATTTTTTACCCAATGGCTCAGgaacaaaaacataaatttgTACTGATACTATTATTCATTCCTGCATAGTACTGTACCTGTGAAATCTTTACCACCTAAGacatacaagaagaagaaagcagaaGCAAAGATCCACATACCCAGAATCTGGAACACTCACCAGGGAAGCACTCATAGCCTATTTACAACATACTATCCGTCCTGGCAGGCAGCCGGCGGAAGAAGTTGATTGGCACTCCCGGCAACCTATGACGGAACCTTGGGTGCCTCATCAAGTAAAAGCCTGCAATAACAGCCACCACCTGGAAAGGTGTCACATATAAGACTAGTGCCGCAATGAGACAGAACATCACGAAGATTGCTGTGGCACGAGGATCTCGCCAGCTCAACAGTGCTTGGATCCGCTCCCCTTGGGTTGCCACATCCCCAACCACTGTCTGTATCCTCCCTGCCACACTTCTCAGCCTGTCATACCTCATTCGCACAAGCTCTGGATTGCGGGATGTTGGGAAAGAGTCAAATTCCTC is a window encoding:
- the LOC122666233 gene encoding probable phospholipid hydroperoxide glutathione peroxidase — protein: MASQSTKDHKSIHDFTVKDARGNDVDLSIYKGKVLLIVNVASQCGLTNSNYTELSQLYENYKDKGLEILAFPCNQFGGQEPGSNEQILEFACTRFKAEYPIFDKVDVNGGNAAPIYKFLKSSKGSIFGDNIKWNFSKFLVDKDGNVVDRYAPTTSPLSIEKDVKKLLGVS